Proteins from a genomic interval of Cupriavidus sp. WKF15:
- a CDS encoding cyclase family protein, which translates to MSEASQRRWQRKPAGSNWGEFGPNDQRGRMNLVDRAKVLQGVAEVREGITFCLSLPLDYPGGQTMNMRRQPPRRFAVLRDGKSAGQQGFCWSYRSEDPDLTDVVNDDVVLMSLQYSTQWDSLAHVGSHFDADGDGSDEAVFYNGFRAGEDIRAGVETQAPEAWARYENPEAGALSIAVLAEHGAQGRGVMIDIERHIGRKRQAVGYDQLMRILEADNVTVESGDMVCLHTGFADTLLSMNKSPDLKVLHESGTGLDGYDAKLLNWITDSRLACLLADNPAVELVVPKPLTPSPIRGPRLPLHEHCLFKNGIHLGELWHLTPLAYWLRENNRSRFLLTAPPLRLPGAVGSPATPIATV; encoded by the coding sequence ATGAGCGAGGCATCCCAGCGCCGGTGGCAGCGGAAGCCGGCCGGCAGCAATTGGGGCGAATTTGGACCGAACGACCAGCGCGGACGCATGAACCTGGTGGATCGCGCCAAGGTACTGCAAGGCGTCGCAGAGGTACGCGAAGGCATTACGTTCTGCCTTTCGCTTCCCCTCGATTACCCCGGCGGCCAAACTATGAACATGCGTCGGCAGCCACCGCGGCGCTTCGCAGTCCTTCGGGATGGAAAGAGCGCCGGGCAGCAGGGTTTCTGCTGGTCGTACCGTTCCGAGGATCCCGATCTGACGGACGTGGTCAATGACGATGTCGTGCTCATGAGCCTGCAGTATTCAACGCAGTGGGACAGCCTTGCACACGTAGGCAGTCATTTCGATGCCGACGGTGACGGCAGCGACGAAGCTGTCTTCTACAACGGCTTTCGGGCCGGCGAGGACATCAGAGCCGGTGTCGAGACTCAAGCGCCCGAGGCGTGGGCAAGATACGAAAACCCGGAAGCCGGAGCGTTGAGTATCGCCGTCCTTGCTGAGCACGGTGCCCAAGGCCGCGGCGTCATGATCGACATCGAGCGCCACATTGGGCGTAAACGACAGGCTGTCGGCTACGACCAGCTCATGCGCATTCTGGAAGCAGATAACGTAACCGTCGAGTCGGGTGATATGGTCTGCCTCCATACCGGGTTCGCCGACACATTGTTATCGATGAACAAGTCGCCCGATCTCAAGGTACTCCACGAATCCGGCACCGGACTGGATGGCTACGACGCGAAGCTGCTCAATTGGATCACCGACTCGCGCCTGGCATGCCTGCTGGCAGACAACCCCGCCGTGGAGCTGGTTGTGCCGAAACCGCTGACGCCTTCCCCCATTCGCGGGCCAAGATTGCCGCTGCATGAACATTGCCTGTTCAAGAATGGCATTCACCTCGGCGAGCTGTGGCATTTGACACCATTGGCATACTGGCTGCGCGAGAACAATCGTAGCCGCTTCCTGCTGACCGCGCCACCTCTGCGCCTTCCCGGCGCAGTAGGTTCGCCGGCGACCCCGATCGCGACGGTCTAG
- a CDS encoding tripartite tricarboxylate transporter substrate binding protein, with protein sequence MFKSVTGAIAGLTLLCATTCASAAYPDHPIRLVVPYPAGGAADTVARIVAAPLGTKLGQTIVVDNRPGASGVIGAGAVAKAAPDGYTLLLDATAHSVNPSLQPKLPYDTAKDFAPISLVVLVPNLLVVPPNSPFNSPKDIVARAKATPGKLTYASAGSGTAQHLAAELFRQQSGLTMLHVPYKGGAPALSDLMGGQVDMMFSNMAASYPLVSGKKLKVLATTGAKRSTTLPDVPTISESGLPGYQVYEWNGLFAPAGTSAEIIEKINKATIEVLAQPAIKERLAAIGAEASGDKPQEFRKFLDAERAKWATVIKQGNIRPE encoded by the coding sequence ATGTTCAAGTCCGTTACCGGCGCCATTGCCGGCCTCACACTGCTGTGCGCCACCACGTGTGCCAGCGCCGCCTATCCCGATCATCCAATCCGTCTCGTCGTTCCGTATCCCGCAGGCGGCGCTGCCGACACGGTCGCCCGCATCGTAGCTGCGCCTCTGGGTACCAAGCTGGGTCAGACCATTGTCGTAGACAACCGCCCCGGTGCAAGCGGTGTGATCGGTGCCGGCGCGGTCGCCAAGGCTGCGCCGGACGGCTACACCCTGCTACTGGATGCTACGGCTCACTCGGTCAACCCTAGTCTGCAACCGAAGCTTCCTTACGATACCGCGAAGGACTTTGCCCCCATCTCCCTGGTGGTACTAGTGCCAAACCTTTTAGTGGTTCCTCCAAACTCTCCATTCAACTCGCCCAAGGATATCGTGGCGCGCGCAAAGGCTACGCCTGGAAAGCTCACCTATGCGTCCGCGGGCTCCGGCACCGCACAGCATCTGGCAGCAGAGCTGTTCCGTCAACAGTCTGGACTGACTATGCTTCACGTTCCCTACAAAGGGGGTGCACCAGCCTTGAGTGACTTGATGGGTGGCCAGGTGGACATGATGTTCAGCAACATGGCAGCGTCTTACCCACTGGTCTCTGGCAAGAAGTTGAAGGTACTGGCGACCACAGGCGCAAAGCGCTCCACCACGTTGCCCGATGTACCCACCATCTCGGAATCCGGACTTCCCGGCTACCAGGTGTATGAGTGGAATGGCTTGTTCGCGCCTGCTGGCACATCTGCGGAAATCATAGAAAAGATCAACAAGGCAACAATCGAAGTCTTGGCACAACCCGCAATCAAGGAACGTCTCGCGGCAATCGGCGCGGAGGCTTCTGGTGATAAGCCACAAGAATTTCGAAAGTTCCTTGATGCGGAGCGCGCAAAATGGGCGACAGTCATTAAACAGGGCAATATTCGCCCGGAATGA
- a CDS encoding universal stress protein, with product MFKHLLLAVDGSPLAESAFHKGIALTREMGARVTAVRVCPDYHLMSYHVEMLANTREEYANEALKVATQYLDSLAREARASGVDCQTTYVASDHPYEAIIKTAEDKGCDLIVMASHGRRGVQGILIGSETLKVLTHSKIPVLVYR from the coding sequence ATGTTCAAACATCTTCTGCTGGCAGTCGATGGCTCACCCTTGGCCGAATCGGCCTTCCACAAGGGAATCGCATTGACGAGAGAGATGGGAGCCCGCGTCACCGCGGTGCGCGTCTGTCCGGACTACCATCTGATGAGCTATCACGTTGAAATGTTGGCGAATACCCGCGAGGAGTATGCAAACGAGGCACTGAAGGTTGCGACCCAGTATCTGGATAGTCTTGCGCGAGAAGCCCGCGCTAGCGGCGTGGATTGTCAGACTACCTATGTCGCTAGCGATCATCCCTATGAGGCCATTATCAAGACGGCCGAAGACAAGGGCTGCGACTTGATTGTGATGGCGTCTCATGGGCGGCGCGGCGTGCAGGGGATCCTGATCGGGAGCGAGACGTTGAAGGTACTGACTCACAGCAAGATTCCCGTGCTCGTCTATCGCTAG